One Solanum lycopersicum chromosome 4, SLM_r2.1 DNA window includes the following coding sequences:
- the LOC101255582 gene encoding uncharacterized protein: protein MIFLCHHLGEGLKIEYLTVKDPLELWTDLKGRYDHLKATVLPRAPYEWMHLQFQDFKTVIEYNSVVFRITSHLKLCGETIKDEDMLEKTVTIFHASNVILQQQYREKGFQKYSELILCLLVADQHNALLMKNHEARPIGAAPLPEANVVEARDQSESHITLKDDDKPGTSQKYDKDVEANLALKDDVFDGLGDITHMEVDDFLEIEIDV, encoded by the exons ATGATTTTCCTTTGTCATCATCTTGGTGAGGGCCTGAAGATTGAATATTTGACGGTAAAAGATCCACTTGAATTGTGGACTGATTTAAAGGGAAGATATGACCACCTAAAGGCAACAGTGTTGCCAAGAGCTCCTTATGAGTGGATGCATTTACAGTTTCAAGATTTTAAGACCGTAATTGAATACAACTCTGTTGTATTTAGGATAACCTCCCATTTAAAATTATGTGGGGAgactataaaagatgaggacatgTTGGAAAAGACAGTTACTATTTTCCATGCCTCAAATGTGATATTGCAACAACAATATCGTGAAAAGGGTTTTCAGAAATATTCTGAACTAATCTTATGTCTTTTGGTGGCTGATCAACATAATgctcttttaatgaaaaatcatgaagctCGTCCCATTGGAGCTGCTCCATTACCGGAGGCAAATGTGGTGGAAGCACGTGATCAATCTGAA TCACATATTACTCTTAAAGATGATGATAAGCCGGGAACATCTCAGAAATATGATAAGGATGTTGAAGCAAATTTGGCTTTAAAGGATGATGTTTTTGATGGTCTTGGTGACATTACTCATATGGAAGTTGATGACTTCTTGGAGATCGAAATTGATGTTTGA